From the genome of Bombus huntii isolate Logan2020A chromosome 14, iyBomHunt1.1, whole genome shotgun sequence, one region includes:
- the LOC126873551 gene encoding protein enabled, whose translation MNEVSISSARASVMVYDDVNKKWVPSGSSSGLSKVQLYHHQVNNTFRVVGRKLQDHEIVINCAILKGLKYNQATVTFHQWRDNKQVYGLNFSSKDDADAFARAMLQALDVLSNGSNISRSLAPASATQQQSVFQQQQPTNAQYDEDMGYRTMTREDVAIIQERRMSQQSQATNSPNAISPSCPLASQQQQPTSQQQQQQQQQQQQTPQQSVQQQPQPPAPPQPPQQQQQQQHQAQQQQQQPMQQQSQSGHHRTSSAPPAPQPQQQTVMQSMQVTGGMGTAAGQMSSGGAPPIPPPQPPMAAAAPPCPPTMINFNAPVPPPPMMMNQYAQSPSSQSNLPNQSQAQSIYGSTQGNQYGGAPNSNQYATVAVVGQSPCQYPSGNQNNFYNNNGQISNAYPSGQPGQANQYGGGGSSSGTGGAGGNQYGSSNSISQYASSGTATTGQYGVGVGVNVGQPNQSQYSVVSQAQAQYGNNQLQAVSAATNPYGTPSNSVNQYSSTGSGAGGSGGNCGSNAGSGSTGPGSGHHVPPVNPNIYAPIGSAGPQPPPMMPLAGPAPPPPPPPPAPKVNLPATNLNPLSASGSTGSVSSVTTSEPSPDSNSLAAAIQATRLKKKQQASQQPVENSGSSTSSSGSAGNSGNYGTLGRGGGGGMASMMDEMAKTLARRRAAVEKKQPEQPQEPESSPDKKSWDKNSLSNNKFSNGAESPKSVRKRFGSASEDTLLKVNGVNDGAVLTVQEMEAFKAEIIKEVRKEFQKMKQEIVDAVRAELSRR comes from the exons ATGAA CGAAGTGAGCATATCGTCCGCTCGTGCGTCGGTAATGGTATATGACGacgttaataaaaaatggGTACCGAGTGGCAGTTCTTCAGGACTCTCCAAAGTTCAGTTATATCATCACCAAGTGAACAATACGTTTCGCGTGGTGGGAAGAAAGTTGCAGGATCACGAGATCGTCATCAACTGCGCGATCCTCAAGGGACTGAAGTACAATCAGGCGACAGTCACGTTTCACCAATGGCGAGATAACAAGCAAGTATACGGTCTGAATTTCTCCAGTAAGGACGACGCCGACGCATTTGCCAGAGCGATGCTGCAAGCGCTCGAT GTGTTGAGCAATGGAAGCAACATATCGAGAAGTCTTGCCCCCGCCTCAGCTACTCAACAGCAATCCGTCTTTCAGCAACAGCAACCGACTAATGCTCAATATGACGAAGATATGGGATACAG AACTATGACCAGGGAAGATGTGGCGATCATTCAGGAACGCAGAATGTCTCAGCAAAGCCAAG CAACAAATAGTCCAAACGCAATTTCCCCGAGTTGCCCCCTCGCatcgcaacaacaacaacCTACTTcgcaacagcagcagcagcagcaacaacaacaacagcaaaCGCCTCAACAATCTGTGCAACAACAACCGCAGCCACCAGCGCCGCCACAACCACCccaacagcaacaacagcagcagcatCAAGcgcaacaacagcaacagcagccAATGCAACAGCAATCACAATCCGGTCATCACAGAACATCGTCGGCACCGCCAGCTCCTCAACCTCAGCAGCAAACTGTTATGCAATCGATGCAAGTTACCGGCGGTATGGGAACTGCTGCAGGACAAATGTCGAGCGGAGGTGCCCCTCCGATACCACCGCCTCAGCCTCCTATGGCGGCGGCAGCTCCACCGTGTCCGCCGACAATGATAAACTTTAACGCACCGGTACCACCACCCCCGATGATGATGAACCAATACGCGCAATCCCCGTCATCTCAGTCGAATCTACCGAATCAATCTCAGGCGCAGTCGATTTACGGTAGTACTCAAGGAAACCAGTACGGAGGTGCGCCAAATAGTAATCAGTACGCGACCGTCGCTGTCGTCGGGCAAAGTCCATGTCAGTATCCCTCCGGAAATCAAAATAACTTCTACAATAACAACGGGCAAATTAGCAATGCGTATCCTAGCGGACAACCGGGACAAGCAAACCAATACGGTGGCGGCGGAAGTAGTAGTGGTACGGGTGGTGCTGGTGGAAATCAGTATGGAAGTAGTAATTCGATTAGTCAGTACGCGAGCAGTGGAACCGCGACGACAGGCCAGTACGGGGTAGGCGTCGGAGTCAACGTTGGCCAGCCTAACCAGTCTCAGTACAGTGTCGTATCTCAGGCACAGGCACAGTATGGTAACAACCAACTACAGGCAGTTTCGGCCGCTACGAATCCTTATGGAACACCATCAAACTCGGTGAATCAGTACAGCAGCACCGGCAGTGGTGCCGGTGGTAGCGGTGGTAACTGCGGAAGCAATGCAGGCAGTGGCAGTACCGGCCCCGGCAGTGGACATCATGTGCCACCGGTTAATCCTAATATTTACGCTCCCATTGGCAGTGCCGGTCCTCAACCTCCTCCTATGATGCCGCTGGCTGGACCTGCTCCTCCTCCACCTCCTCCACCACCTGCTCCAAAAGTCAACCTACCTGCTACCAATCTTAATCCCCTTTCTGCATCTGGTTCTACCGGATCTGTAAGTTCCGTCACTACCAGCGAACCATCGCCGGATTCCAATTCGTTGGCTGCTGCAATTCAAGCGACTCGTCTTAAAAAGAAGCAGCAG GCATCGCAGCAACCCGTGGAGAATAGTGGTTCTAGTACCAGCAGCAGCGGAAGTGCTGGAAACAGCGGGAATTACGGCACTCTAGGAAGGGGCGGAGGTGGTGGAATGGCTTCTATGATGGACGAAATGGCTAAAACTCTAGCTCGTAGGCGAGCTGCCGTTGAGAAGAAACAACCCGAACAACCGCAA GAACCTGAAAGTTCACCCGATAAGAAATCATGGGATAAGAACAGTTTgtcgaataataaattctcGAACGGTGCCGAATCACCGAAATCTGTCCGCAAGAGGTTTGGTTCTGCTTCTGAGGATACGCTCCTGAAAGTAAACGGCGTTAACGACGGGGCTGTGCTTACCGTTCAAGAAATGGAGGCATTTAAAGCGGAGATCATCAAGGAAGTGCGCAAAGAATTCCAAAAGATGAAACAAGAGATCGTAGATG CTGTCAGAGCAGAACTAAGTAGAAGATAA
- the LOC126873540 gene encoding histone-lysine N-methyltransferase ash1, with amino-acid sequence MSGDSGWNAVIHHPSELELQNWNWEENDGEQERELPSTVDMDAIKGGGSWDPTTEPNGTDSVDSEEDSDSDDESSGGTEGSCSYSDSNSDSDDESSGDEEEDTGSNSDCTSEHSEQTFSIQKTNFEPGALKLKISMKGPKKEDLEKEKNRRSVPKKVKSNRGGKSSECSSDDSDSSESHLTSQHTQQQQQQTQQSQQQQQPQQHPPLQEINQEDLAAILPDQEHEDAPFDGFEDSESGRLVSKAIERMSLGADSDTSENGDQNPVPVYSSTLLQQFVEKTALLSEPRKRRSKLGKKLNDSEYPCVSNVSPDSGIQSVDNSPLHLAISPVSPPAPTQSPVQPVVTKPAVNVDRVLYPPKRKPGRPAKTVSTQPRGPGRPRLKPEIVEKIEKIEKTEKTAKNERVEKKEPAPQPAKVTKEEPSKRGKTKSAPQKTVASRADKDGENDTVKKLKDKPACQKKRTYNISKQCTQAKISGKRNNTSSPARVKCLSRAVTNKYGREGVQCNGGTYKKMGKDKPGPGNKTTPLRRQKQSVCERVSSDRKVINSKKRTLKENRSSTVPLAKRQASLKKNVAPVTRRVLKENKSTKKAGAGFETNGVGVQTLISLPVGEVLKSEKVENVTNKCDKATQPIHNHCHKHHHHKHRRRLLLPPKNPIRIHPCLIEELEKLIEEFSRSCSLGRNNSNSGYSELPQIFRVKKLTKKRKGGDVTTNDDQKLKRRLKKEKILSGTDSKNSMNANANSNPNEQRLPLKKRHYHVSSPHSSQSSNASGTDVAVNEANSTESHIEEAIEATITRYGGSSAFSFQEDSVPVTPKKRHRDTEAGSPDKSSAACSDLLEEKPLSQIEVQPRRKKKIVKDLRVTVTKLPVESHAALEKAEKIDKSEKADSKAEKSEKSSSDSRSLKSRAEKGSKSEKVVLEKLIKSDKNQADKIEKRDISPDHVRLEKNIKIDAVDFNATESFDENETANEIKPSQNSLNPNVPNPMNSTAVLVLAKKKMRRRKAINRTGFPTLKKKKKRSLNANESDPSKTAVLTNEDATSEAGADGENSTKEGIEDSVVDSKTSVLNNTEIQDVFTEELSTKHSNNSNNSVVQNRVQSKANSNGNQEETNSPKSETNGQVRPDELSEPRSGQLRVRKDLVETDSDNALNKLCPVKFEKIQDTRSYDENAPLEESLERFTANQRVAELNEDNVKKLERASSQTNIKTEHTSSFNGNQKKRRGSSSPCNLTPRNLKRLRSSGYDTENDILPNSDILNDDHEVGKHSSSTHTRKKQSRWKKRYLQGGILQEYGKDFEGKTRGSIENNSGRNKVVCETNESASAALLSATYHCGKLLRQRKMPFQLPYDLWWLHTQSRLPGRESVPSWNYKKIRTNVYYDVKPTTLYEAQACECKPESGCGDDCINRMVFSECSPQLCPCGEKCENQKIQKHEWAPGLQKFMTEDKGWGVRTQQSIKSGVFILEYVGEVVSEREFKSRMATRYANDTHHYCLHLDGGLVIDGHRMGGDGRFVNHSCEPNCEMQKWSVHGLPRMALFASRDIKPGEELTYDYNFALFNPSEGQECRCGSSACRGVIGGKSQRVSKSITSIPSQLEPTERRSVGRPRKNVRKSNTVQSVNSKGICKSRKMGDSNLIHAPVLKPMSHQQRCFAQQHHCFLLRNLEKVRRVKLLVNQVQMQNGKVKCGNATAIKEKSSGDAKIQSDAFFSQLTALTNTNTRTVRTRRLAQAQDDPEVHKTAKLAKVLKDLYSIVANAKDENGQLLCTPFITLPSKRKLPDYYEKISDPIDLTTIDQCIGTGHYKTAEHFDHDMIKLFDNNVRFFGRTSEMGIAAARLRKLYLGSKPDFVDAITEATGCPPSQSFLPPRGSTAGEEDVIRCICGLHRDEGLMIQCERCLVWQHCDCVKADTSIESYLCERCHPRPVDLEIPLEGDEEEEGKKHYVTLMRGDLQLRQGDTVYVLRDTPEKHTYKTIQKPDYEQMDIFRIERLWKNAEGERFVFGHHYLRPHETYHEPTRKFYENEVVCAPLYEAVPCDLVAERCWVLDPHTYCKGRPVGSTPEHTYVCEYRVDRAARLFTKVARARHQVCTKPYAFETFPQRIKHYRTYLPHSLEGIQVGGKMNKEKKKVNNQDVDTNHKSESSENTKTHAKDQQKSSTSKGRRRSNEILPIVTPATLCAQREEQRRRLNNILIGLLQKMPNKKDPLDLSFLLERNRRNRKRPGGLNP; translated from the exons ATGTCTGGTGATTCAGGATGGAATGCTGTAATTCACCATCCGTCAGAATTAGAATTACAGAATTGGAATTGGGAAGAAAACGATGGGGAGCAAGAAAGGGAGCTCCCTTCGACTGTTGATATGGATGCCATAAAGGGTGGCGGTAGCTGGGACCCGACTACTGAACCTAATG GAACAGATTCAGTTGATTCCGAAGAAGACTCAGATTCCGACGACGAAAGTTCTGGCGGTACCGAAGGCAGTTGTTCTTATTCGGATTCGAATTCGGATTCGGACGACGAGAGTAGCGGTGACGAGGAGGAAGATACCGGATCCAATTCGGATTGCACGTCGGAACATAGCGAGCAAACATTTTCCATTCAAAAAACGAATTTCGAACCG GGAGCgcttaaattaaaaatcagtATGAAAGGTCCAAAAAAAGAGGatttggaaaaagaaaaaaataggaGAAGCGTACCGAAGAAGGTTAAGTCAAATCGTGGAGGAAAG TCATCTGAGTGCAGTAGCGACGATTCTGACTCGTCTGAGAGTCATTTAACCTCGCAACATAcgcagcaacaacaacaacagaCTCAACAGTCtcaacagcaacaacagccACAGCAGCATCCGCCGCTTCAGGAAATCAATCAAGAAGATTTAGCGGCTATTTTACCGGATCAAGAGCACGAGGACGCTCCGTTTGATGGATTTGAAGATTCAGAGAGCGGTCGGTTAGTATCGAAAGCTATCGAGCGGATGTCGCTCGGCGCAGATTCAGATACGAGCGAAAACGGTGATCAGAACCCTGTACCTGTGTATAGTTCCACTTTATTGCAACAGTTTGTTGAAAAGACGGCTCTGTTATCAGAACCGAGGAAAAGGCGGAGCAAGTTAGGgaaaaaattgaacgattCGGAGTATCCTTGCGTTTCAAACGTTTCTCCGGATTCAGGGATTCAGTCTGTAGATAACAGTCCGTTACATTTGGCAATTAGTCCTGTGAGTCCTCCAGCACCGACACAATCGCCGGTGCAACCTGTTGTCACAAAGCCAGCGGTAAACGTAGATCGTGTTTTATATCCACCTAAACGAAAACCTGGTAGGCCGGCGAAAACAGTTTCCACGCAGCCCCGTGGCCCAGGTAGGCCAAGATTGAAACCAGAAATCGTAGAAAAAATagagaagatagaaaaaacagagaaaactgCGAAAAACGAGAGGGTCGAAAAGAAAGAGCCTGCTCCGCAACCGGCAAAAGTCACGAAGGAAGAGCCTTctaaaagaggaaaaacgaagTCGGCGCCACAGAAAACAGTTGCGTCTCGGGCGGATAAAGACGGAGAGAACGATACGGTTAAGAAATTAAAGGACAAACCAGCTTGTCAAAAGAAACGGACATACAACATTTCCAAACAGTGTACGCAAGCAAAGATAAGTGGAAAAAGGAACAACACCAGTTCCCCAGCGCGTGTCAAGTGCCTAAGTAGAGCTGTTACGAATAAGTACGGGAGAGAAGGAGTTCAATGCAACGGTGGAACGTATAAGAAAATGGGGAAAGACAAGCCTGGTCCAGGAAACAAGACAACTCCGTTACGACGACAGAAACAATCGGTTTGCGAGCGAGTTTCGAGCGACAGAAAGGTAATCAACTCGAAGAAAAGAACCCTCAAGGAAAATAGAAGCAGTACAGTCCCCTTGGCTAAGCGACAGGCGTCGTTAAAGAAAAACGTAGCGCCGGTTACGCGACGtgtattgaaagaaaataaaagtacTAAAAAAGCAGGTGCTGGGTTTGAAACGAATGGCGTTGGTGTCCAAACTTTAATATCTTTGCCCGTTGGCGAGGTATTAAAGTCCGAAAAAGTTGAGAATGTAACAAACAAATGTGACAAGGCGACGCAGCCTATACACAATCATTGTCACAAACATCATCATCACAAGCATCGCAGACGATTGTTGTTACCGCCTAAGAATCCTATACGTATCCATCCGTGTCTCATAgaagagttagaaaaattGATCGAAGAATTTTCTAGATCGTGCAGCTTAGGTAGGAATAACTCAAATTCTGGATATTCCGAATTACCGCAAATTTTTCGCGTaaagaaattaacaaaaaagaggaaaggggGTGATGTTACCACGAACGATGATCAGAAATTAAAGAGGCGCCTCAAGAAGGAAAAGATACTGTCAGGGACGGATTCGAAGAACAGTATGAATGCAAATGCAAACTCGAATCCAAATGAACAAAGGTTACCATTAAAGAAGAGACATTATCACGTGTCCAGTCCTCACAGTTCACAAAGTTCGAACGCAAGTGGCACTGACGTGGCTGTTAACGAAGCGAATTCTACCGAAAGTCACATCGAAGAGGCAATCGAAGCTACGATAACGAGATACGGAGGTAGCTCTGCGTTCTCCTTTCAAGAAGATTCCGTACCTGTTACTCCTAAGAAAAGACATAGGGATACCGAAGCTGGAAGTCCTGATAAATCGAGTGCAGCGTGTTCCGATTTGTTGGAAGAGAAACCCTTGAGTCAGATAGAAGTACAACCGCGACGTAAAAAAAAGATCGTCAAAGATCTTCGTGTGACAGTTACAAAATTACCTGTTGAGAGTCATGCCGCTTTGGAAAAAGCTGAAAAAATAGACAAGTCTGAGAAAGCTGATAGCAAAGCTGAGAAATCCGAGAAATCCTCGAGCGATTCTAGAAGTTTGAAAAGTCGCGCGGAGAAAGGCAGTAAAAGTGAAAAGGTAGTTttagagaaattaataaaaagcgATAAAAATCAGGCGGATAAGATCGAGAAAAGAGATATTTCGCCAGATCATGTTCGCttggaaaaaaatataaagatcgATGCAGTGGATTTTAATGCGACGGAGAGCTTTGACGAGAATGAAACTGCGAACGAAATTAAACCGTCACAAAATAGTCTCAATCCAAATGTTCCAAATCCCATGAATTCCACTGCTGTATTGGTTTTGGCCAAGAAGAAAATGAGACGTCGTAAAGCTATAAATCGTACAGGTTTTCCAACgttgaagaaaaagaagaaaagatcCTTGAATGCAAATGAGTCGGATCCGTCAAAAACCGCAGTTTTAACTAACGAAGATGCCACTTCGGAGGCCGGTGCTGATGGCGAGAATTCAACGAAAGAAGGAATCGAAGATTCAGTAGTGGACAGCAAGACAAGCGTGTTAAACAACACTGAGATACAAGATGTATTTACCGAAGAGCTTTCTACTAAGCACAGTAACAACAGTAACAACAGCGTCGTGCAAAATCGAGTTCAATCGAAAGCTAATTCGAATGGAAATCAGGAAGAGACGAATTCACCAAAGTCAGAGACGAATGGTCAAGTTCGTCCTGATGAACTTTCTGAACCTCGATCTGGCCAATTGAGAGTTCGCAAGGATCTTGTAGAGACAGATAGCGACAATGCATTGAACAAGTTATGTCCTGTTAAGTTTGAAAAGATCCAAGACACGAGGTCGTACGACGAAAATGCTCCCTTAGAAGAGTCCCTCGAAAGATTCACCGCGAATCAACGCGTTGCTGAATTAAACGAAGATAATGTAAAGAAGCTCGAACGCGCGAGCTCTCAAACGAACATCAAAACGGAACATACAAGCTCTTTCAACGGTAATCAAAAGAAGCGACGAGGTTCTTCGAGTCCCTGCAATTTGACTCCTAGAAATCTGAAAAGATTACGTAGTTCTGGTTATGATACGGAGAACGACATTCTGCCTAATAGCGACATTCTTAACGACGATCACGAAGTGGGAAAGCACTCGAGCTCGACGCATACGAGAAAGAAACAATCCCGGTGGAAGAAACGTTACTTACAGGGAGGCATTTTACAGGAGTACGGCAAAGATTTTGAAGGGAAAACGCGTGGTAGCATCGAGAATAATAGTGGGAGAAATAAGGTCGTATGCGAAACCAACGAGTCTGCATCTGCCGCTTTGTTATCCGCGACGTATCATTGTGGCAAGCTTTTACGACAAAGGAAAATGCCGTTTCAATTACCATATGATTTATGGTGGTTACATACGCAATCTAGGCTACCTGGTAGAGAATCGGTTCCATCGTGGAATTACAA GAAAATTCGTACTAATGTGTACTACGACGTCAAACCTACTACGCTTTACGAAGCGCAAGCTTGCGAGTGCAAACCGGAAAGCGGCTGCGGAGATGACTGTATCAATCGCATGGTCTTTAGCGAATGTTCTCCGCAGCTTTGTCCCTGTGGCGAAAAGTGTGAAAATCAGAAGATACAGAAGCACGAATGGGCACCGGgtttacaaaaattcatgACGGAGGATAAAGGTTGGGGCGTGAGGACTCAGCAGTCTATCAAGTCTGGTGTCTTTATCCTCGAATATGTTGGGGAAGTGGTGTCTGAAAGAGAATTCAAATCAAGAATGGCGACCAG GTATGCCAATGATACGCATCACTATTGCCTGCATCTCGATGGAGGCTTGGTAATTGATGGTCATCGTATGGGGGGTGATGGAAGGTTCGTAAATCATTCTTGCGAACCGAATTGCGAGATGCAAAAATGGAGCGTCCATGGTCTTCCGCGTATGGCCCTGTTCGCTTCTAGAGACATTAAACCAGGGGAAGAGTTGACATATGATTATAATTTTGCACTTTTTAATCCATCCGAGGGACAGGAATGCAGATGCGGCAGTAGTGCTTGCAGAGGAGTGATTG GAGGAAAGAGCCAAAGGGTTTCGAAAAGTATTACTTCCATTCCGTCGCAATTGGAGCCCACAGAGAGGCGGTCAGTCGGAAGACCGAGAAAAAATGTACGAAAATCTAATACAGTGCAGTCTGTTAACTCGAAAGGCATCTGTAAATCTCGAAAAATGGGCGATTCTAATCTGATTCATGCACCTGTGCTAAAACCTATGTCCCATCAGCAACGGTGCTTTGCTCAGCAACATCATTGTTTCCTGTTgagaaatttagaaaaagtCAGACGAGTTAAATTGTTGGTAAATCAAGTACAAATGCAAAATGGTAAAGTAAAATGCGGTAACGCGACagcaataaaagaaaagagttCAGGCGATGCTAAGATTCAATCTGATGCATTTTTCTCGCAATTAACTGCTCTGACTAATACAAATACACGTACTGTGCGAACTCGACGACTAGCTCAAGCTCAAGATGATCCAGAAGTGCATAAAACTGCAAAATTGGCTAAG GTGTTAAAAGATTTATATAGTATCGTGGCGAATGCGAAAGATGAGAATGGACAATTATTATGTACACCATTTATCACATTACCTTCAAAGAGAAAGTTGCCCGACTATTATGAAAAGATATCAGATCCTATAGATTTGACAACAATCGATCAGTGTATTGGCACAGGTCACTATAAAACTGCAGAACATTTTGATCATGATATGATTAAACTTTTTGACAACAATGTAAGGTTTTTCGGGAGAACCTCAGAGATGGGTATTGCCGCAGCTAGACTTAGAAAATTATACTTAGGAAGCAAACCCGATTTCGTAGATGCGATAACAGAAGCAACAGGTTGTCCTCCATCTCAAAGCTTTCTACCTCCCCGTGGTTCAACTGCGGGCGAAGAAGACGTTATCAGGTGTATTTGTGGCCTGCATAG GGATGAAGGCTTGATGATTCAATGCGAACGCTGTCTCGTATGGCAACATTGCGATTGCGTTAAAGCTGATACGAGCATAGAATCTTATTTGTGCGAGAGGTGTCATCCACGTCCCGTGGATTTAGAAATTCCACTAGAGGGTGATGAGGAAGAAGAGGGCAAGAAACACTATGTTACTTTGATGCGCGGTGATTTACAACTTAGACAGGGCGACACCGTTTACGTGTTGAGAGATACTCCTGAAAAGCATACGTACAAAACCATTCAAAAACCGGATTATGAGCAAATGGACATCTTTAGAATCGAGAGACTTTGGAAAAACGCGGA AGGCGAAAGATTTGTATTTGGCCATCACTATTTGAGGCCACACGAAACGTATCACGAACCAACTAGAAAGTTCTATGAGAATGAAGTTGTATGCGCGCCACTTTACGAAGCCGTTCCATGCGATTTGGTTGCTGAGCGCTGTTGGGTTCTTGATCCTCACACGTATTGTAAAG GACGGCCAGTTGGTTCTACTCCAGAACATACTTATGTTTGCGAGTATCGCGTCGATCGTGCTGCACGATTATTTACAAAAGTTGCAAGAGCTAGGCACCAAGTTTGTACAAAACCGTATGCATTTGAAACGTTCCCACAACGCATTAAGCACTATCGTACATATTTG CCTCACAGTCTCGAAGGAATCCAAGTTGGAGGTAAAATgaataaagagaaaaagaaagttaaTAATCAAGATGTCGATACTAATCACAAATCTGAATCGagtgaaaatacaaaaacacACGCGAAGGATCAACAAAAATCTTCTACGAGTAAGGGTAGACGAAGATCGAACGAGATTTTACCCATTGTTACACCTGCTACGTTATGTGCCCAG AGAGAAGAGCAAAGAAGAAGATTGAACAACATTTTAATCGGTCTATTACAAAAAATGCCGAATAAAAAGGATCCTTTGGATTTGTCGTTTTTATTAGAAAGAAACAGACGAAATCGTAAAAGGCCAGGTGGACTAAATCCGTGA